The following proteins are co-located in the Phaeodactylum tricornutum CCAP 1055/1 chromosome 2, whole genome shotgun sequence genome:
- a CDS encoding predicted protein — protein sequence MSEMNTDDVPTMTAVTAELMEEGQLHDVHQHETHDDNTIPVVIAEAPEATAVESSSIHHAEGHVVLTVEDLQPIAFQIPNPVAITTYPAGSRAEFISATIMKRSVGDQLGMAIREGDGPGQLVISSLRGDGVLQNSPLRVGDTILSINGKNCTDMTQDTAATYLRQAEGTLTIVAHN from the coding sequence ATGTCCGAAATGAACACCGATGATGTTCCTACGATGACGGCTGTCACAGCGGAACTTATGGAAGAGGGTCAGCTCCATGACGTGCACCAACATGAAACTCACGACGATAATACCATTCCGGTGGTCATCGCAGAAGCTCCTGAAGCCACCGCCGTCGAATCCTCTTCCATTCATCATGCAGAGGGACACGTCGTGCTAACGGTCGAAGATCTACAACCCATTGCGTTCCAAATTCCAAACCCGGTGGCGATCACTACCTATCCTGCGGGAAGCCGTGCCGAGTTTATTAGCGCGACCATCATGAAGCGATCCGTAGGTGACCAGCTTGGAATGGCGATTCGGGAGGGCGACGGACCCGGTCAGCTCGTGATCTCCAGTCTGCGCGGAGACGGTGTCCTACAAAACTCTCCGCTGCGCGTGGGCGACACGATTCTCAGCATCAACGGAAAAAACTGTACAGATATGACTCAAGATACCGCAGCAACCTACTTGCGTCAAGCCGAAGGGACGTTGACGATTGTCGCGCACAAC
- a CDS encoding predicted protein: NQHIPQYCGSCWAHGALSALADRIKIARQGLGDEINLSIQYVLNCAAHTAGSCHGGSHTGVYEFVHRQGFIPYETCMPYIACSTDSTDGFCGHVDTSCTALNTCRTCDASGTCRAITAFPNATVAEYGTYSYFTGGFGAVAEQIKAEIYARGPVATGVNAEPIVNYAGGVVNNTKIWNMMVNHVVSIVGWDMDEETGQQHWIVRNSWGQYWGEMGFFRIVMGKNALGIESEVAWATP; the protein is encoded by the coding sequence AATCAGCACATTCCGCAGTACTGCGGCTCGTGTTGGGCACACGGGGCCTTGTCCGCCCTCGCCGATCGCATCAAGATTGCCCGTCAGGGCCTCGGGGACGAAATCAACCTTTCCATCCAGTACGTACTCAACTGTGCCGCACACACGGCAGGTTCCTGCCACGGCGGTTCCCACACGGGCGTGTACGAGTTCGTCCACCGTCAAGGATTCATTCCCTACGAAACCTGTATGCCCTACATTGCCTGTAGCACGGATTCGACCGACGGATTTTGCGGACACGTCGATACGTCCTGTACGGCACTCAACACTTGCCGGACCTGCGACGCGTCCGGAACTTGTCGGGCCATTACGGCCTTCCCCAACGCCACCGTGGCCGAGTACGGGACCTACAGTTACTTTACCGGTGGATTCGGCGCCGTGGCGGAACAAATCAAGGCCGAAATATACGCGCGTGGACCCGTTGCTACCGGCGTCAACGCTGAACCCATTGTCAATTACGCCGGCGGTGTCGTAAACAATACGAAAATTTGGAACATGATGGTGAATCACGTGGTTTCTATCGTGGGTTGGGACATGGATGAGGAAACGGGACAGCAACACTGGATTGTCCGCAACTCCTGGGGACAGTATTGGGGAGAAATGGGATTTTTCCGGATCGTCATGGGGAAGAACGCCCTGGGTATTGAGTCGGAAGTGGCCTGGGCAACGCCA
- a CDS encoding predicted protein: MASSCRSILRIGGADELSAHVLQTAVTDFFDQRLERNFELFQGQSNSQSVAPQTSGLDKDEHCITESLTANKTSPEAVCINNRYFSAHVHFRPIEHVAAADEKEDGIVLVWNSTTSMDTLSPIHDRAVDYGAGDLLRLCVYLNSTSPSREVVSEQAYADRVLFCLDRGYEYVSVNLNETQVGHNDRDKEGFARVVEALETTMWSSAVMAKTTQRRLQTSLDQTRDSVVGSFPDTKENHTDPTSVDESSYSAYEPPNPDLLTPLAVRDDPEGAEREDRAKQSLLSTIPALSATAKQHTGETNFEAEKTMNDLENALRDAARIREISQKGAMSDAERRQRAGDAALILMNLMGQFDDSEEEDDNSSNCEL; encoded by the coding sequence ATGGCGTCCTCTTGTCGCTCTATTCTTCGAATCGGAGGCGCCGACGAGCTTTCTGCTCACGTCTTACAAACAGCCGTAACAGATTTCTTCGATCAACGTCTCGAGCGCAATTTCGAATTGTTTCAAGGACAATctaattcacagtcagtagcCCCGCAAACGAGCGGACTAGACAAGGATGAGCACTGCATAACAGAAAGTCTTACTGCTAATAAAACGTCGCCAGAAGCTGTCTGCATTAATAACCGCTACTTTTCCGCCCACGTTCACTTTCGACCCATCGAACACGTGGCGGCTGCGGATGAGAAAGAAGACGGCATTGTACTGGTCTGGAACTCGACGACTTCTATGGATACGTTGTCTCCGATTCACGACCGTGCTGTTGATTACGGCGCTGGAGACCTACTACGCCTCTGTGTTTATCTCAATTCAACTTCTCCGTCTAGAGAAGTTGTTTCCGAACAGGCCTATGCCGATCGGGTCTTGTTTTGCCTGGATCGTGGATACGAGTACGTATCAGTGAATCTAAACGAGACGCAGGTGGGTCACAACGATCGTGATAAGGAAGGCTTTGCCCGTGTTGTAGAAGCACTGGAAACTACAATGTGGTCATCTGCTGTCATGGCCAAGACGACGCAGCGCCGTTTGCAAACGTCCCTCGACCAAACACGCGACAGTGTTGTAGGTTCCTTTCCCGATACAAAAGAGAACCACACCGATCCAACGAGCGTAGACGAATCATCTTATTCAGCGTACGAACCTCCAAATCCTGATTTGCTAACACCACTTGCGGTTCGGGACGATCCAGAAGGAGCCGAAAGGGAAGATAGagcaaaacaatcattgCTTTCCACAATACCGGCTTTGTCTGCTACAGCCAAACAGCACACCGGCGAGACCAACTTCGAGGCAGAAAAGACGATGAATGACTTGGAGAATGCTCTACGAGACGCCGCTCGGATCCGGGAAATTTCCCAGAAGGGAGCCATGTCCGACGCCGAGCGTAGGCAACGGGCTGGCGATGCTGCACTTATCTTGATGAATTTGATGGGACAATTTGACGATAGCGAAGAGGAGGATGACAACAGTAGTAATTGTGAACTATGA
- a CDS encoding predicted protein: LPDNFSWANVNGVSYLTHSLNQHIPQYCGSCWAHGALSALADRIKIARLGQGDDINLSIQYILNCGGGLAGSCHGGYHTSTYEFIQQVGYVPYDTCMSYLACSEESTEGFCPQLDTSCTPDNTCRTCDTFAGMGGACSRIDYFPNATVAEYGLIDLDDFVVHKIQTELYVRGPVAATINAEPIVEYAGGVFGEDGHSQRTNHIVSITGWGTDEDTGKLYWIVRNSWGQYWGEMGFMRIEAGKNLLGIEGEVAWATP; encoded by the coding sequence TTGCCGGACAATTTCTCCTGGGCCAACGTGAACGGCGTTTCCTACCTGACCCATTCGTTGAATCAGCACATTCCGCAGTACTGCGGCTCGTGTTGGGCGCACGGGGCACTGTCCGCCCTCGCCGATCGAATCAAGATTGCGCGGCTGGGACAAGGCGATGATATCAATCTTTCCATCCAGTATATTCTCAATTGTGGGGGTGGTCTGGCCGGTTCCTGTCACGGCGGGTACCACACCTCCACCTACGAGTTCATTCAGCAAGTCGGCTACGTGCCCTACGATACCTGCATGAGCTACCTGGCCTGCAGTGAAGAATCGACCGAAGGCTTTTGTCCGCAGCTCGATACTTCCTGCACGCCGGACAATACCTGCCGGACCTGCGATACTTTTGCCGGGATGGGCGGAGCGTGCTCCCGGATTGATTACTTTCCCAACGCCACCGTGGCCGAATACGGTTTGATCGATctcgacgactttgtcgtGCACAAGATTCAGACGGAATTGTACGTGCGCGGACCGGTGGCCGCCACCATTAATGCCGAACCCATTGTCGAGTACGCCGGCGGCGTCTTTGGTGAAGACGGGCATTCCCAACGGACCAACCACATTGTCAGTATCACCGGATGGGGCACCGATGAAGACACGGGCAAACTCTACTGGATTGTACGCAACAGCTGGGGACAGTACTGGGGCGAAATGGGATTTATGCGCATCGAAGCCGGCAAGAATCTTTTGGGCATTGAAGGCGAGGTGGCCTGGGCGACGCCC
- a CDS encoding predicted protein — protein MTTVQLGNCACRSSNTDYAALTDETWLTGSKIVHLSEDALIETDGADSSDDEDIFNLERAYHDDPDGDLPTATASALTESLIPGSQTRDRSYTFHLETGVAYSRAEFLFARIRKSSPSEKVGLRFKPVGNNSGVVISWIDPNGLFAKSNLCVGDRVLSVNGKAMLLAKATKVAQAVAMAPRWVDIIVRHKGGDPHIVSTSIQRSSGISKFGVALKTKRGALVVSRINGGGVFAQSLLQPGHRCLSINDLPCDGGWQLKEAAKWISMSREFCTIVSRPQAESAVVLACEAQRTLWTTLALGFGVLAGAASAVQSLG, from the coding sequence ATGACAACTGTACAGCTTGGCAACTGCGCGTGCCGTTCATCCAACACAGATTATGCGGCTCTCACCGATGAAACATGGCTAACGGGATCAAAGATTGTGCATTTGAGCGAAGATGCGCTGATTGAGACCGACGGAGCCGATagttccgacgacgaagacatcTTCAACCTTGAGCGGGCGTATCACGACGATCCCGACGGTGATCTCCCCACCGCAACCGCGTCTGCCTTGACAGAATCCCTAATACCAGGCTCACAGACTCGTGATCGCTCGTATACTTTCCATTTAGAAACCGGCGTTGCGTATTCCCGTGCCGAGTTTCTCTTTGCCCGCATTCGAAAATCCTCTCCGTCCGAAAAAGTTGGTCTCCGGTTCAAGCCGGTAGGCAACAACAGTGGAGTCGTCATATCATGGATTGATCCCAATGGGCTGTTTGCCAAGTCAAACCTTTGCGTCGGTGATCGAGTTCTATCCGTCAACGGCAAGGCTATGCTCCTAGCCAAAGCAACCAAAGTAGCCCAGGCAGTAGCGATGGCACCGCGTTGGGTGGACATCATTGTCCGTCACAAGGGCGGTGATCCGCACATTGTTTCCACCAGTATACAGCGATCCAGCGGTATCTCAAAGTTCGGCGTGGCTCTCAAGACCAAACGCGGTGCTCTGGTGGTGTCGCGCATCAACGGTGGCGGCGTCTTTGCCCAGAGTCTGCTGCAACCCGGACACCGGTGTTTGAGTATCAACGATCTCCCCTGCGACGGAGGCTGGCAACTAAAAGAAGCTGCCAAATGGATTAGTATGTCAAGGGAATTCTGTACAATCGTCTCGCGTCCGCAAGCGGAATCCGCCGTGGTGCTCGCGTGTGAAGCGCAACGCACCTTGTGGACGACGTTGGCCTTGGGGTTCGGCGTCTTGGCCGGTGCCGCCAGTGCCGTCCAGTCTTTGGGATAA
- a CDS encoding predicted protein translates to MNCSDQDILLRRGGVVSQRPANKEYHEILKSNVMMYKGLPKEGRAQFATNIFRFIHDVVGRRFVQFDHETGSYQELQETEASVKISAAIRDDKISRAANKSNPRWILGVHDPTGTHNGQPFVHRIEANNTWRRLSSNETDQVLITEGFQNLLILPEGVKLPPSLETRSSDYASAVSASVVNPFTNDDCFFIPKDRPSRRSPMCTVSQQVALELGFQDAESFQRALSLLMGNQQQAKAFMRSRSKVTHPVPTVPSYVEFISDADSSMTEDSDAASTSIEPHPWKRTRICSVDDLDLNKVHALAGQALAPSDESSLRDFLLIDAIELDLLQTFEV, encoded by the coding sequence ATGAACTGTTCCGACCAAGACATCCTTTTGCGACGCGGAGGGGTCGTCTCGCAACGGCCTGCCAACAAAGAGTACCACGAAATTCTTAAGTCCAACGTCATGATGTACAAAGGCCTTCCCAAAGAAGGACGTGCACAATTTGCCACCAACATCTTTCGCTTCATCCATGACGTGGTTGGTCGCAGATTCGTACAATTTGACCACGAAACGGGGTCCTATCAGGAGTTGCAGGAGACGGAGGCCAGTGTCAAAATTTCCGCTGCAATCCGCGATGATAAGATCTCTAGGGCTGCGAACAAGTCCAATCCACGGTGGATCTTAGGTGTCCATGATCCTACGGGGACACATAACGGCCAGCCATTCGTCCACCGTATTGAAGCCAACAATACCTGGCGCCGGCTTTCGTCCAATGAAACCGATCAAGTTCTCATCACAGAAGGATTTCAGAATCTTTTGATTCTTCCGGAAGGTGTAAAATTGCCTCCTTCTTTGGAGACGCGATCAAGTGACTATGCTAGCGCGGTCTCGGCCAGCGTTGTCAACCCCTTCACGAACGACGATTGTTTTTTTATTCCCAAAGACCGTCCCAGTCGGCGGTCTCCTATGTGTACCGTATCACAGCAAGTTGCCTTGGAACTTGGCTTCCAAGATGCGGAGTCCTTCCAGCGAGCCTTATCACTGCTAATGGGGAATCAGCAGCAGGCGAAAGCATTTATGCGGTCAAGATCCAAAGTCACGCACCCGGTACCGACTGTCCCATCGTATGTTGAATTCATCTCGGACGCGGATTCTTCAATGACTGAAGACTCGGATGCAGCTTCCACTTCGATAGAGCCTCATCCGTGGAAAAGGACTAGAATCTGCAGTGTTGATGATTTGGACCTCAACAAAGTGCACGCGCTGGCGGGACAAGCGTTGGCACCGTCTGATGAATCCAGCTTGCGAGATTTTTTATTAATCGACGCCATTGAGCTTGACCTGCTCCAAACGTTTGAGGTGTGA
- a CDS encoding predicted protein, whose translation MSPPPPPPPSQAGKFKPRKPARRVRVGGDHPVDAPPPAAPVVVQSHPRGGRGRGGRGGRTPVPMGRAFFTATPSGRGGTPATARKVQAAATATRTGVHRALRETEASEEVVGMLEEAVGSSSVRPTMVGSADLDGLKEGRYEYEDNAMDGSFGRPGDDTGFLYDSDSSAERRTRQPRRMNASGSMPPSSLPFPSLDVPPGIGNLPKPDFYLGAATDRNTHPPESSGTNYGAPRPAKAQVTVTQDAPTASPFVDTRDARAWQNEKDSWFLVQFPTRLPPLVQRVATEDAVTANVKREDGHSHETADEPSAATGDASTTYADVATAPVDPTAFDNAWANAVPADGPYSYWNVPTVVSCI comes from the exons ATGAgcccaccaccaccaccgccgccgtccCAAGCGGGTAAATTCAAACCCCGCAAGCCCGCCCGCCGTGTCCGGGTCGGGGGCGACCATCCCGTCGACGCCCCGCCCCCAGCGGCCCCGGTCGTTGTCCAATCCCATCCCCGTGGAGGCCGTGGACGGGGAGGCCGGGGAGGACGAACACCCGTTCCCATGGGGCGGGCTTTTTTCACCGCGACACCATCCGGACGCGGTGGGACGCCCGCGACCGCCCGCAAAGTACAGGCCGCAGCGACGGCGACCCGTACGGGAGTCCACCGGGCCTTGCGAGAAACGGAAGCTTCGGAAGAAGTCGTGGGTATGCTGGAGGAAGCGGTGGGATCCTCCAGCGTGCGTCCGACGATGGTGGGGTCCGCGGACCTGGACGGACTCAAGGAGGGTCGGTACGAGTACGAAGACAACGCGATGGATGGATCCTTCGGACGACCCGGAGACGACACCGGATTCTTGTACGATTCTGATTCCAGTGCGGAACGAAGGACACGGCAACCGCGGCGGATGAATGCAAGTGGCAGTATGCCACCGTCCAGTTTGCCCTTTCCGTCGCTCGACGTGCCGCCAGGCATTGGCAATTTGCCCAAGCCCGACTTTTACCTCGGCGCAGCGACAGACCGCAATACACACCCACCGGAATCGTCCGGAACGAACTACGGAGCACCACGACCCGCCAAAGCACAAGTTACCGTGACTCAAGACGCGCCGACGGCGTCGCCCTTTGTGGACACCCGCGACGCCCGAGCCTGGCAAAACGAAAAGGATTCCTGGTTTTTGGTACAATTTCCGACACGGTTACCACCATTGGTCCAACGAGTCGCCACGGAAGACGCGGTGACGGCGAACGTGAAACGGGAAGATGGACATTCACACGAGACTGCCGACGAACCGTCGGCAGCGACGGGTGACGCGTCAACGACGTACGCCGACGTCGCGACCGCACCCGTGGATCCCACCGCTTTTGACAATGCCTGGGCAAACGCCGTCCCGG CGGACGGACCGTACTCGTACTGGAACGTCCCGACGGTAGTGTCGTGCATATGA
- a CDS encoding predicted protein, whose product MPMDGGSSSLYPRVFSTPNLSDEWCERDWRVVACLGTPRTERSHSDAENESPPPDGNRNNGPTHVEDKVGSDARQRRFDHFTLATAKSYHPPGMVQDRNIGEIILPPILQAHTTGLSLGAGGNRNNNQNNIFYPKHVLRRSSPPGSWSPTATTATSSDTFHVLPAAVPEEAASELEYSTARPDENLPTENSLPSEPLGARSHEQRQQAAQQVVNELLGMLVVPNVWSHVATPPHTAGLHAHKPSPPPPVTTSPMRTSRSPSPQRRPIFSPLVHKHASENSFDVSTVGMDDEEDGVSVGVEGHFARLTTNDRALSLPTKSYTATANLPRKPSLKRVSSIPCCKPQNQFGSVPSDLDGPDLKRTVSFGTLETREFSIELSDHPSCSYGPPIQLGWDYHDQETRNVDEYETSRVPRRHVSDMILSYNVRRYLLLKRAGYTPAELRDAMRQVDKVKRERILTDLFWPVAGLDETLEEVVLRIKQVFGHGEESLQF is encoded by the coding sequence ATGCCAATGGACGGTGGGTCCTCGTCTCTGTATCCACGCGTGTTTAGTACACCGAATCTGTCCGACGAATGGTGCGAACGTGATTGGCGTGTAGTGGCGTGCTTGGGTACGCCTCGCACCGAACGGAGTCACAGTGATGCCGAAAACGAATCACCCCCGCCGGATGGGAACCGCAACAACGGCCCCACCCACGTAGAGGACAAAGTCGGCAGTGATGCTCGCCAGCGACGCTTCGACCACTTCACCCTGGCGACCGCGAAATCCTATCATCCACCCGGAATGGTTCAGGATAGAAACATTGGCGAAATTATTCTCCCGCCGATACTGCAAGCACACACCACTGGGCTGTCCCTTGGTGCTGGCGGCAACCGCAATAACAATCAGAACAATATTTTTTACCCAAAACACGTTCTCCGACGGTCGTCTCCGCCAGGATCGTGGTCTCCGACGGCCACTACCGCTACCAGCAGTGACACCTTTCACGTGCTTCCCGCCGCGGTTCCCGAAGAAGCCGCATCGGAATTGGAGTATAGTACTGCCCGTCCCGACGAGAATTTACCAACGGAGAATTCTCTACCGAGTGAACCTTTGGGCGCACGAAGTCACGAGCAGAGACAACAGGCCGCGCAGCAAGTCGTCAACGAATTGTTGGGGATGCTCGTCGTTCCCAATGTTTGGAGCCACGTTGCAACTCCCCCTCACACTGCCGGGCTCCATGCCCACAAGCcgtcaccgccaccaccggtCACGACTTCGCCCATGCGCACTTCCCGGTCTCCATCACCACAACGACGACCCATTTTTAGTCCCCTGGTACACAAACACGCTAGCGAAAACAGTTTTGATGTGTCCACCGTCGGaatggacgacgaggaagatggTGTCTCGGTGGGAGTGGAGGGTCACTTTGCCCGTCTCACCACGAACGACCGAGCCCTGTCGCTGCCCACTAAATCATACACGGCGACGGCCAATTTACCCCGCAAACCCTCCTTGAAGCgcgtttcttccattccCTGTTGCAAGCCGCAAAACCAGTTCGGTAGCGTCCCCTCCGATCTGGACGGACCGGATCTGAAACGCACCGTCAGTTTCGGCACACTCGAAACCCGCGAGTTTTCGATCGAGCTGTCCGATCACCCGAGTTGCTCGTACGGGCCTCCGATTCAGTTGGGTTGGGACTACCACGATCAGGAAACGCGCAACGTGGACGAGTACGAAACATCCCGCGTGCCGCGCCGGCACGTCTCGGATATGATCCTCTCCTACAACGTCCGACGGTATCTGTTGTTGAAACGTGCCGGCTACACGCCGGCGGAACTGCGCGACGCCATGCGGCAAGTCGACAAGGTCAAGCGCGAACGTATCCTGACGGACCTCTTCTGGCCCGTGGCCGGTCTCGACGAAACGTTGGAAGAAGTCGTGCTGCGGATCAAACAAGTCTTTGGACACGGCGAGGAATCTTTGCAATTTTAG